The window gaaatatccatatgtttcaatttgtttaaaaaaaaaaaaaaaaaaaggacatgtTTTCGTAGGGTGTCCTAAAATGTTCACATGTCTGTAAGTGTACAGTATAAGGCAAGAAAACGAGACAATGCTGGTTTAATTTGCTGCTTTCAATTCTGGGAAGAAGGATTAGTACATAATAGTTGCATCCTTGAAGCTTGAAACCCACAAagttaatgtttcattttcacatttacGATCCAGTTCTCGTGACTGTCATGTGGATTTGGGAAGAAACATAtactattaaaaagaaaaaaaaaatgcattttgcacACCAGTAAGCATTTTGTTGGACAATTTGGAAAACATAACCTAAACtctatactgtaaatgttctttttttcccagctgACAGAAAAACTTTTACTATTCTACTTGACCCAATTCAATAGCTGATCTGCCTTTTCCATTGATTGTAAAGTCTTTATAATGTGGCATCACAAATAAAGTtaagtatatatatactatattgcAGACCGCCATTTAATTTGCCTCTGACGTGTTCTATGGTCAATTTAATCTTGTCAGATTTACGCAAAataacttttatatatatatttgtttgttctACTGGACGTGCCCTAAATTAATATCCCCATAGAGTCGTACAATTCACAATTTGACCAAAATTGTACAGAGAAAATACACCTCTAAAATTGCTCAAAAATTGCACAAATTGTTGTCAAGCATTCCTCACTGCACATCTCAAGTATGtttagctttttttcttctttttctttttgtttagtCATTGGATTAGTGATGAACTGTGATTATAAAACATTTACTAACTGTATAAGCCAACGAGCCTAGCTACACACATACTTTTGAGTTGGACTCTTGCTTTTATGCCAATTTGCAACTTTTACTAACTGATAATCCAACGACAACATTTACTAATTGATAAGCCAACGAGCCTAGCTACACACATACTTTTGAGTTGGACTCTTGCTTTTATGCCAATTTGCAACTTAATGATttaaatgggcggcacggtgaccgactggttagcacatccgccacACAGTTCCAAGGACCCGGGTTCCGCGCCTAATATTTGCTCAGAAGCAATACGAATATAGACGccgattattatttatttattttttttttgctgccgtTCATTGGTTCTCAATTCTGAAAGCGTTTCATGGGAACAAAGGGGAAATTACAACTGCTTTTACAAAAACTGAATATTATGCGGTTAAAGACTCATACGTAGCCGTAATCAGCTAAAGTTCTGCTGACTAACTAGCTTCCCAAAATAAtggcatcataaaaaaaaaaatttaaaaatcagttaTGAAGCACCATTTCCCCATTTCAATGATTGACTGTGCAACATTTTACAGGCTGCTGACAGCCACCTGACTGGACGTGCTGCAGGTCATATAGGGAGTCAGCTATATAAGAAAAAATGCCTGAGATCACGTCCTGCAGCGCCTACAGCCTTcgactcactcactcacacacacaccgataCTGAAGCAGGTAAGTAGCTACAAAAACACATACGCAAACATGCAAATACACAACTTCTGTGCTGTAAATCACATCGATGAGATGAACATGAGATGATTCAACATCTTGATTTAAATTTATGGCATGGCTCGTCAACTAAATTTAGAAGGCTTTGGTGCAAAAGATATTTATAATCAGGagaaacatactgtaatttttcttgtatgattaatgttatgaaaataatgTGTCGTAACACAGGGCTTATCCACtcttttgaaactgagagctactttcTTGGGCGCTGATTAATGCGAATGGCTGCCAGTTTGATACACCCTTCTGAAATACGAAATTTGCTCAATTACctgtaattatattatatattgctCAATTACctgtaattatattatatataatatatatatatatatatataattatatgttattaataattaatattattattaattattaatattaataaatatattcatttatgtGAAGACACTAATCATGTTAATGATTCATCACGATAATTATTAAGGATGCACCGATACCTGTATTGGTATCGGTGCTGAGACTGTATGTCTGTACTGTACTCagaattgaaaagaaaatgctttaACACTATCGATACACCGATAACCTTTTACTAAACTGACATCAAGCGGATGTGGACATACCGCAACTCGCAGTCCCCGTCGCCGCCCCAGCGGGAGTTCATCATCCACCTCGCGGGCCGACTGAAAATGATGCTCTGCGAAATGGATGATGAACTTTGGGAGCAGCAAATTGTGAGTTTGTGTTTGAATTTCATGACAGACGAGATGAAACTGCTGCTGCTTGCGGCTGCTTTTCTGGCTGTGGCCAGCTGTGCGAGGATCTCTCTGGAGGATCTGGAGTTCCATGCATGGAAGCTCAAGTTTGGTGAGGCACCAATTTCACTTTGTTTGATGTTCAgcaaccttgttttttttaatgaattttgaaaaatgaaaaaaaaataaaaattaatgaatgccAAAATAAATTTCCCTAATGTTAAGATatggggtcctcagaactgattATAGGAACTCTTCATCTTGGCCGAAGATTAGGAAATTAGAAAAGTCAAAGGAccaaagatgatttgcaaaagACAAATTAATCATTCGAATAACTGGATATGGAATAATAACTGGATATGGTTTACAGGAAAAAGCGGTCCCAAAGCCAAACAAGAACAAGATTGAGCTCCTTCCCAATCCATAATTTTTAATGGtttctgtatttttatgtttatacCAATTCACAAGGGTATCTATAATACGGTATACCAAAATTGtacaatataaacaaaacaggaagttaTCGCCTGCAAAAGGTACTCTTAAAGCAAGATTTTCTACATttactgtaaacatttttttatttgaaatcagTACAAAGCAGCAGTTGAGCAGCACCCCGGAATACAATATGGTCAAATTCCAAGAGTCCACTGTATAAGGCTTTAAAAATACCCATGTTCCTAATGGAAACGGCTAGATTAATCAGTAACTTTTTCTTGTTCTAATTGGCAGGTAAGTACTACAGCTCTCCGTCGGAGGAGTCTGTACGCAAGACCATCTGGCTGAGCAATCGTCGACTGGTCCTTGTGCACAACATCATGGCCGATCAGGGCATCAAGTCCTACCGCTTAGGCATGACCTTCTTTGCCGATCTGGTAGGAAAAACTAGCTAACAGTTTCAAATGGCGTATCGTCTTTACTGAATTCTTATGACAAAATGACTGCTAAAAGTGTCCCTCCTGATCAGGAAAACGAGGAGTACAAGCGGCAGGTTTCCCAGGGATGTCTGCTGCACTTCAACAAGACTATCCCTCGGGGCGGTTCCACATTCCTGCCACTGCCCCATGGAGCTGACCTACCACACACTGTGGACTGGAGGAACAAGGGATATGTCACTGACGTCAAGGATCAGAAGCAGTGCGGCTCTTGTTGGGCCTTCAGCACAGTACGTACTATACCTCCCATATTGCCTTCCGATGAACCATTGAGGATTAACTTTATTCTTAAATGTTTGTCGCCTTGTTCAGACGGGGTCTTTGGAGGGTCAGACCTTCAGGAAGACAGGCAAGCTGGTGTCTCTGAGCGAGCAGCAGTTGGTCGACTGCTCTGGCGACTTTGGCAACATGGGATGCATGGGAGGCCTCATGGATGACGCCTTCCAGTACATCCAGAGTAATGGGGGAATTGACACGGAAGAGTCCTATCCTTATCAGGCTGAGGTAAACTGAAATTGTCTCTCCACAGTGCTTAGTGCAAAGCAGCTACATTAGCCAGTATCCGAGACGCAAAAGTTGTGCCAGGATTTAGTCACCTCCACCTTTCATATAACAAAGTGGGACATTGCTGTGTCTGCTTTCCACTATTTTCTTTCACACAGCCAACATCCCACCTCAGTTATGCCTCTGTTACTACCTCGGATGCTTTGAAATTCGTGGGTCTACTTTAACACCCCATTTCGTCTCTGTACCTCTTACACATAACAGAAACACAAGAAAAGGAAACTTCAGATTGACGTTCTTGGTGAAAACACACCTTAATGCCATCTTGTGGACTTCCAAAGACATAGCAGCAAAGGTTTCTTCATTTAAAACTCATGCAACATGAAGTTACAGTAGATAACTCCTCGGGATTTCCCaaactatttgtttttattgggtcACCGATTATCAGAGGAAACCTTGGCTCATACCAATTTGAAGGCAAGATACTCATCACACCTAGTCATAGGAAAGTAATAGTAGGAATCTTCACCAATGTTTCTTGAGACAGCAAATGTCCCTTAATGATTCAGATCTTTAGATTTATAAGTCTCCCAGTTTAGATGTTCTGGGCACTGAAGTCCTACCAACAGTATTTCTCACAGCTGGCCTAGGAATGCCTTGGTAACCCTCGGTTGAATTTGAGGAGGTGGCCGGAGCCAGGGATGTCTGGGATTCCCTACATTACTATTTTCCCCCCCGCAACCTGGACCCAGATAAGCcgaagaaaatagatggatgattTAGATAATGAAaatgctattttgttttttgattatCGACAAATTGTCCCTTGTCGGCTTTGGGTCAATTTTCGATTCATACATCATTGATCAAGCATGTGTCCCTCGTGCTGTGGCCAGTAACTGAATGCAGTCATTGGCTCCCTGTCTTAAATAGGACGGAAAGTGTCACTACAACCCAGCCAATATCGGCGCCACATGCACAGGTTAC of the Phycodurus eques isolate BA_2022a chromosome 14, UOR_Pequ_1.1, whole genome shotgun sequence genome contains:
- the ctsl.1 gene encoding cathepsin L.1, with the translated sequence MKLLLLAAAFLAVASCARISLEDLEFHAWKLKFGKYYSSPSEESVRKTIWLSNRRLVLVHNIMADQGIKSYRLGMTFFADLENEEYKRQVSQGCLLHFNKTIPRGGSTFLPLPHGADLPHTVDWRNKGYVTDVKDQKQCGSCWAFSTTGSLEGQTFRKTGKLVSLSEQQLVDCSGDFGNMGCMGGLMDDAFQYIQSNGGIDTEESYPYQAEDGKCHYNPANIGATCTGYVDVKEGDEGALKEAVATVGPVSVAIDASHESFQLYESGLYDEPECSSSELDHGVLAVGYGTDNGRDYWLVKNSWGLQWGDKGYIMMSRNKHNQCGIATAASYPLV